A window from Streptomyces sp. NBC_00335 encodes these proteins:
- a CDS encoding LppX_LprAFG lipoprotein has translation MFAYRNGNRKKTAGAALAAVLLVGGATACESGQKDGTGKAAASQSSAKGAVEVTPAAYLEKVKAKSEEITSLRYSMTGTAEGEQFSGDVAMRLKPSVAMSMKMTTSGEGGQGAEIRLLDQVMFIGSEGKWIKFDMKSLDPAMAEKLNSAGGTANKTGENPGDRAGELLKAKDLKLVGEETIDGVKTKHLSGTVSLDELRAALASSTPEAKKRQEKSVTDLEAQGVKSLTLDMWIDESDHTKQVRTRGEAAKGPVDTTIKFLDYNQPVEVAAPPADQVVDLAEMMKGAGES, from the coding sequence TTGTTCGCGTACCGCAACGGCAACCGTAAGAAGACCGCTGGGGCCGCGCTGGCCGCCGTACTGCTCGTGGGTGGAGCCACGGCGTGCGAGAGCGGGCAGAAGGACGGCACGGGGAAGGCTGCGGCCTCCCAGAGCTCCGCGAAGGGCGCTGTGGAGGTGACCCCGGCCGCCTACCTGGAGAAGGTCAAGGCGAAGTCGGAGGAGATCACCTCCCTGCGCTACTCGATGACGGGCACCGCGGAGGGCGAGCAGTTCTCCGGCGACGTCGCCATGCGGCTCAAGCCGTCGGTGGCGATGTCGATGAAGATGACCACCTCGGGCGAGGGCGGCCAGGGGGCCGAGATCCGCCTCCTCGACCAGGTGATGTTCATCGGCTCCGAGGGCAAGTGGATCAAGTTCGACATGAAGAGCCTGGACCCGGCCATGGCGGAGAAGCTGAACAGCGCCGGCGGCACGGCGAACAAGACCGGCGAGAACCCCGGTGACCGGGCGGGTGAGCTCCTCAAGGCCAAGGACCTCAAGCTCGTCGGCGAAGAGACCATCGACGGGGTGAAGACCAAGCACCTCAGCGGCACGGTCAGCCTCGACGAACTGCGGGCCGCGCTGGCCTCCTCGACCCCCGAGGCCAAGAAGCGCCAGGAGAAGTCCGTCACGGATCTGGAGGCGCAGGGCGTGAAGAGCCTGACCCTGGACATGTGGATCGACGAGTCGGACCACACCAAGCAGGTCCGTACCCGCGGTGAAGCGGCCAAGGGCCCGGTGGACACGACCATCAAGTTCCTGGACTACAACCAGCCGGTCGAGGTGGCCGCGCCGCCCGCCGACCAGGTCGTCGACCTCGCCGAGATGATGAAGGGCGCGGGCGAAAGCTGA
- the rplA gene encoding 50S ribosomal protein L1, with translation MKRSKTLRAADAKVDREKLYAPLEAVRLAKETSATKFDGTVEVAFRLGVDPRKADQMVRGTVNLPHGTGKTARVLVFATGDRAAAAEAAGADIVGDDELINEIAKGNRLNEFDAVVATPDLMGKVGRLGRVLGPRGLMPNPKTGTVTMDVAKAVTEIKGGKIEFRVDKHSNLHFIIGKVSFSDEQLVENYGAALDEILRLKPSAAKGRYIKKAALSTTMGPGILLDQNRTRNLLVEEDPAAV, from the coding sequence GTGAAGCGCAGCAAGACTCTCCGCGCTGCGGACGCCAAGGTCGACCGGGAGAAGCTGTACGCCCCGCTCGAGGCCGTCCGTCTCGCCAAGGAGACCTCCGCCACGAAGTTCGACGGCACCGTCGAGGTCGCCTTCCGCCTGGGTGTAGACCCGCGCAAGGCCGACCAGATGGTCCGCGGCACCGTGAACCTCCCGCACGGCACCGGCAAGACCGCCCGGGTCCTGGTCTTCGCGACCGGTGACCGTGCTGCGGCCGCGGAAGCCGCCGGCGCCGACATTGTCGGCGACGACGAGCTCATCAACGAGATCGCCAAGGGCAACCGCCTCAACGAGTTCGACGCCGTTGTCGCCACGCCGGACCTCATGGGCAAGGTCGGCCGCCTCGGCCGCGTGCTCGGTCCCCGTGGCCTGATGCCGAACCCGAAGACCGGCACCGTCACGATGGACGTCGCGAAGGCTGTCACCGAGATCAAGGGTGGCAAGATCGAGTTCCGCGTCGACAAGCACTCGAACCTGCACTTCATCATCGGCAAGGTTTCCTTCTCCGATGAGCAGCTGGTCGAGAACTACGGCGCGGCCCTGGACGAGATCCTTCGTCTGAAGCCGTCCGCCGCGAAGGGCCGCTACATCAAGAAGGCTGCCCTCAGCACCACCATGGGCCCCGGCATCCTGCTGGACCAGAACCGCACCCGGAACCTCCTCGTCGAGGAAGACCCGGCCGCGGTCTGA
- the secE gene encoding preprotein translocase subunit SecE — MTDALGSIDMPDAEDDTREKKARKGGKRGKKGPLGRLALFYRQIVAELRKVVWPTRNQLTTYTSVVIVFVVIMIGLVTVIDYGFQEAIKFVFG; from the coding sequence GTGACGGACGCCCTGGGCTCCATCGACATGCCTGACGCCGAGGATGACACTCGCGAGAAGAAGGCCCGCAAGGGCGGCAAGCGCGGCAAGAAGGGCCCTCTGGGTCGTCTCGCGCTGTTCTACCGCCAGATCGTCGCGGAACTCCGCAAGGTTGTTTGGCCCACTCGCAACCAGCTGACGACGTACACCTCTGTGGTGATTGTCTTCGTCGTCATCATGATCGGTCTGGTGACCGTGATTGACTATGGGTTCCAGGAAGCCATCAAGTTCGTCTTCGGCTGA
- the nusG gene encoding transcription termination/antitermination protein NusG, translating into MSDPNLNVSPDSVESVEDELDIVEAADAVDPDEAELADAEAGVAAEEAALHVEEEVDAEADFEGADDSDEDDAEEADDSEDADEDDAVEAEADDAEAEEAAEVEPAEPVDPIQALREELRLLPGEWYVIHTYAGYEKRVKANLEQRAVSLNVEDFIYQAEVPEEEIVQIKNGERKNVRQNKLPGYVLVRMDLTNESWGVVRNTPGVTGFVGNAYDPYPLTLDEIVKMLAPELQEKAAKLAAEEAGLPAPAVKRAIEVLDFEVGDSVTVTDGPFATLQATINEINPDSKKVKGLVEIFGRETPVELSFDQIQKN; encoded by the coding sequence GTGTCTGACCCGAACCTGAACGTGAGCCCCGACTCCGTCGAGTCCGTCGAGGACGAGCTCGACATCGTCGAGGCTGCAGACGCTGTGGACCCTGACGAGGCCGAGCTCGCCGACGCCGAGGCGGGTGTCGCCGCCGAAGAGGCCGCGCTGCACGTCGAGGAAGAGGTCGACGCCGAGGCTGACTTCGAGGGCGCTGACGACTCCGACGAGGACGACGCCGAAGAGGCCGACGACTCCGAGGACGCCGACGAGGACGACGCCGTCGAGGCCGAGGCCGACGACGCGGAGGCCGAAGAGGCCGCCGAGGTCGAGCCCGCCGAGCCCGTCGACCCCATCCAGGCCCTGCGCGAAGAACTGCGCCTCCTGCCCGGCGAGTGGTACGTCATCCACACGTACGCCGGCTACGAGAAGCGCGTGAAGGCCAACCTGGAGCAGCGCGCCGTCTCGCTCAACGTCGAGGACTTCATCTACCAGGCCGAGGTGCCCGAGGAAGAGATCGTCCAGATCAAGAACGGCGAGCGCAAGAACGTCCGGCAGAACAAGCTGCCCGGTTACGTTCTCGTCCGCATGGATCTGACGAACGAGTCCTGGGGCGTCGTCCGCAACACCCCTGGTGTCACCGGCTTCGTGGGCAACGCGTACGACCCGTACCCGCTGACCCTGGACGAGATCGTCAAGATGCTCGCCCCGGAGCTGCAGGAGAAGGCCGCCAAGCTGGCAGCGGAAGAGGCCGGTCTGCCGGCGCCCGCCGTCAAGCGCGCCATCGAGGTCCTGGACTTCGAGGTCGGCGACTCGGTCACCGTCACCGACGGCCCGTTCGCGACGCTGCAGGCGACCATCAACGAGATCAACCCGGACTCGAAGAAGGTCAAGGGTCTCGTCGAGATCTTCGGCCGCGAGACCCCGGTCGAGCTCAGCTTCGACCAGATCCAGAAGAACTGA
- the rplK gene encoding 50S ribosomal protein L11 has translation MPPKKKKITGLIKLQIKAGAANPAPPVGPALGQHGVNIMEFCKAYNAATESQRGMVVPVEITVYDDRSFTFITKTPPAARLILKAAGIEKGSGEPHKTKVAKLSGAQVREIAELKMPDLNANDVDAAMKIIAGTARSMGVTVEG, from the coding sequence ATGCCTCCCAAGAAGAAGAAGATCACGGGGCTTATCAAGCTCCAGATCAAGGCCGGTGCGGCCAACCCGGCTCCGCCGGTCGGCCCCGCGCTCGGTCAGCACGGCGTCAACATCATGGAGTTCTGCAAGGCCTACAACGCCGCGACCGAGTCGCAGCGTGGCATGGTCGTGCCGGTGGAGATCACGGTCTACGACGACCGCTCCTTCACCTTCATCACCAAGACGCCGCCGGCCGCGCGCCTCATCCTGAAGGCCGCAGGCATCGAGAAGGGCTCCGGCGAGCCGCACAAGACCAAGGTCGCCAAGCTTTCCGGCGCCCAGGTCCGCGAGATCGCCGAGCTGAAGATGCCCGACCTGAACGCCAACGACGTCGACGCCGCGATGAAGATCATCGCCGGCACCGCGCGTTCGATGGGCGTCACGGTCGAAGGCTGA